From the genome of Argentina anserina chromosome 4, drPotAnse1.1, whole genome shotgun sequence, one region includes:
- the LOC126792794 gene encoding pto-interacting protein 1 isoform X1 produces MGCFSCCVQDDAHTAADHGPFVPHGSAGNGYHPREAAQRDTQIVNIQPIAVAAIPVDELKDLTDNFGTKALIGEGSYGRVYYGVLKSGPAAAIKKLDASKQPHQEFLSQVSMVSRLKHENVVELVGYCIDGPLRLLAYEYAPNGSLHDILHGRKGVKGSVPGPVLSWTQRVKIAVGAARGLEYLHEKAQPHIIHRDIKSCNILLFEDDVAKIADFDLSNQAPDMAARLHSTRVLGTFGYHAPEYAMTGQLSSKSDVYSFGVVLLELLTGRKPVDHTLPRGQQSLVTWATPKLSEDKVKQCADARLNGDYPPKAVAKLAAVAALCVQYEADFRPNMSIVVKALQPLLNARSGPSH; encoded by the exons ATGGGCTGCTTCAGTTGTTGTGTACAAGACGATGCCCATACAGCTGCGGATCATGGACCATTTGTACCGCATGGGTCAGCAG GCAATGGCTACCATCCCAGAGAAGCTGCACAGAGGGATACTCAGATTGTAAATATACAACCCATTGCCGTTGCTGCCATTCCAGTAGATGAATTGAAAGATCTGACTGATAATTTTGGTACAAAGGCCTTAATTGGTGAGGGTTCATATGGAAGAGTTTATTATGGTGTTCTTAAAAGTGGGCCTGCTGCTGCTATTAAGAAGCTAGATGCCAGTAAACAGCCACACCAAGAATTTTTGTCACAG GTCTCCATGGTATCAAGACTAAAACATGAAAATGTTGTTGAGCTTGTTGGTTATTGTATTGATGGCCCTCTGCGTCTCCTAGCCTATGAGTATGCTCCTAATGGATCCCTTCATGATATTCTTCATG GACGGAAAGGTGTCAAAGGGTCAGTGCCAGGTCCAGTTCTGTCATGGACACAAAGGGTTAAAATCGCAGTTGGAGCAGCAAGAGGACTTGAGTATCTACATGAAAAGGCTCAGCCCCATATAATCCATCGTGATATAAAATCCTGCAATATATTACTTTTTGAGGATGACGTTGCAAAGATTGCTGATTTTGATCTGTCAAATCAAGCCCCTGATATGGCAGCTCGTCTTCATTCGACTCGTGTTCTTGGAACATTTGGTTATCATGCTCCAGA GTATGCAATGACTGGACAGTTGAGTTCAAAGAGTGATGTCTACAGCTTTGGTGTTGTCTTGCTTGAACTTTTAACCGGCCGTAAACCTGTTGATCATACATTGCCGCGTGGCCAACAAAGCCTTGTGACTTGG GCTACACCTAAACTGAGTGAGGACAAGGTGAAGCAGTGTGCTGATGCTAGACTCAATGGCGACTACCCTCCCAAGGCAGTTGCAAAG TTGGCTGCTGTTGCTGCCTTGTGCGTCCAATATGAAGCTGATTTCCGGCCAAACATGAGCATTGTGGTCAAGGCTCTACAGCCTCTATTGAATGCTCGGTCCGGTCCTTCCCATTGA
- the LOC126792793 gene encoding probable receptor-like protein kinase At5g18500: MASDLNAELAKKTFVFGLKVWVLTGILVGVFIVMILLVLSICLTSRKKSRKSNDMLPLKQIPEIKEIRVDQASANKHIPRASFLTISEKFSDRESEKVLIHKNGDCSSRSGSFNTMDKEIVGSQSGDEGGAGYTQKPSSNPITAPSPLCGLPEFSHLGWGHWFTLRDLEFATNRFSKENVIGEGGYGVVYRGNLINGTPVAVKKLLNNLGQAEKEFRVEVEAIGHVRHKNLVRLLGYCIEGTHRMLVYEYVNNGNLEQWLHGAMQHHGYLTWEARMKVLLGTAKALAYLHEAIEPKVVHRDIKSSNILLDDDFNAKISDFGLAKMLMAGKSHITTRVMGTFGYVAPEYANSGLLNEKSDVYSFGVVILEAITGRDPVDYGRQAQEVNLVDWLKMMVGSRRSEEVVDPNIETRPSTSALKRALLTALRCVDPDSDKRPKMGQVVRMLESEEYPVLREDRRRRKSQAGKEGESQKENSDTDRSDNPDTRTGNRRNNRT, translated from the exons ATGGCATCCGATCTTAATGCTGAATTAGCCAAGAAGACATTTGTTTTTGGCTTAAAAGTTTGGGTATTAACTGGGATCCTTGTGGGAGTCTTTATTGTGATGATTCTGTTGGTGCTATCAATTTGTCTTACTTCCCGAAAGAAATCAAGAAAGTCGAATGACATGCTTCCCCTCAAACAAATTCCAGAAATTAAAGAAATCAGGGTTGATCAAGCTTCAGCAAATAAACACATACCCCGTGCTTCTTTCCTCACTATTAGTGAGAAATTCAGTGACAGAGAATCAGAGAAAGTCTTGATTCATAAAAATGGAGATTGTAGCAGTCGATCAGGTTCATTTAACACTATGGATAAGGAAATTGTTGGCTCTCAATCTGGAGATGAGGGTGGTGCAGGGTATACACAGAAGCCATCTTCAAATCCAATTACTGCCCCTTCACCTCTTTGTGGTCTACCTGAATTCTCTCACCTTGGTTGGGGTCACTGGTTTACATTAAGGGATCTTGAATTTGCAACTAACCGGTTTTCAAAGGAAAATGTCATTGGTGAGGGCGGATATGGAGTTGTTTATCGTGGTAATCTGATTAATGGAACTCCTGTGGCTGTGAAGAAGCTACTCAACAACCT AGGACAAGCAGAGAAGGAATTTAGAGTAGAAGTTGAAGCTATTGGGCATGTACGACACAAAAACTTGGTTCGACTTCTGGGATACTGCATCGAAGGCACCCATAG GATGTTGGTTTATGAGTATGTCAACAATGGAAATTTGGAGCAATGGCTTCACGGAGCTATGCAACATCATGGATATCTGACATGGGAGGCGCGCATGAAAGTTCTCCTTGGCACTGCTAAAGC GCTGGCTTACTTACATGAGGCCATTGAGCCAAAAGTAGTGCATCGAGATATCAAATCGAGTAATATCTTGCTTGATGATGACTTCAATGCTAAGATATCTGACTTTGGTCTAGCAAAGATGCTAATGGCTGGAAAGAGCCATATCACGACTAGAGTTATGGGTACCTTTGG ATATGTGGCCCCTGAATATGCCAATTCTGGCCTTTTAAACGAGAAGAGTGATGTTTATAGCTTCGGGGTTGTGATTTTGGAAGCAATTACTGGAAGAGACCCAGTGGATTATGGTCGGCAAGCACAAGAG GTAAATTTGGTAGACTGGCTCAAGATGATGGTTGGAAGTCGGCGTTCAGAAGAGGTGGTGGATCCAAACATTGAGACCAGGCCATCAACAAGCGCCCTTAAACGAGCTCTCTTGACTGCGTTGAGGTGTGTAGATCCTGATTCTGATAAAAGACCAAAGATGGGTCAAGTTGTCCGCATGCTTGAATCTGAGGAATATCCTGTGCTTAGAGAG GATCGAAGACGCCGAAAAAGTCAAGCAGGCAAGGAGGGGGAGtctcaaaaagaaaattctgATACAGACAGGAGTGACAATCCAGATACAAGGACCGGCAACAGAAGGAACAATCGAACATAA
- the LOC126792794 gene encoding pto-interacting protein 1 isoform X2, translated as MGCFSCCVQDDAHTAADHGPFVPHGSAGNGYHPREAAQRDTQIVNIQPIAVAAIPVDELKDLTDNFGTKALIGEGSYGRVYYGVLKSGPAAAIKKLDASKQPHQEFLSQVSMVSRLKHENVVELVGYCIDGPLRLLAYEYAPNGSLHDILHGRKGVKGSVPGPVLSWTQRVKIAVGAARGLEYLHEKAQPHIIHRDIKSCNILLFEDDVAKIADFDLSNQAPDMAARLHSTRVLGTFGYHAPDFGVVLLELLTGRKPVDHTLPRGQQSLVTWATPKLSEDKVKQCADARLNGDYPPKAVAKLAAVAALCVQYEADFRPNMSIVVKALQPLLNARSGPSH; from the exons ATGGGCTGCTTCAGTTGTTGTGTACAAGACGATGCCCATACAGCTGCGGATCATGGACCATTTGTACCGCATGGGTCAGCAG GCAATGGCTACCATCCCAGAGAAGCTGCACAGAGGGATACTCAGATTGTAAATATACAACCCATTGCCGTTGCTGCCATTCCAGTAGATGAATTGAAAGATCTGACTGATAATTTTGGTACAAAGGCCTTAATTGGTGAGGGTTCATATGGAAGAGTTTATTATGGTGTTCTTAAAAGTGGGCCTGCTGCTGCTATTAAGAAGCTAGATGCCAGTAAACAGCCACACCAAGAATTTTTGTCACAG GTCTCCATGGTATCAAGACTAAAACATGAAAATGTTGTTGAGCTTGTTGGTTATTGTATTGATGGCCCTCTGCGTCTCCTAGCCTATGAGTATGCTCCTAATGGATCCCTTCATGATATTCTTCATG GACGGAAAGGTGTCAAAGGGTCAGTGCCAGGTCCAGTTCTGTCATGGACACAAAGGGTTAAAATCGCAGTTGGAGCAGCAAGAGGACTTGAGTATCTACATGAAAAGGCTCAGCCCCATATAATCCATCGTGATATAAAATCCTGCAATATATTACTTTTTGAGGATGACGTTGCAAAGATTGCTGATTTTGATCTGTCAAATCAAGCCCCTGATATGGCAGCTCGTCTTCATTCGACTCGTGTTCTTGGAACATTTGGTTATCATGCTCCAGA CTTTGGTGTTGTCTTGCTTGAACTTTTAACCGGCCGTAAACCTGTTGATCATACATTGCCGCGTGGCCAACAAAGCCTTGTGACTTGG GCTACACCTAAACTGAGTGAGGACAAGGTGAAGCAGTGTGCTGATGCTAGACTCAATGGCGACTACCCTCCCAAGGCAGTTGCAAAG TTGGCTGCTGTTGCTGCCTTGTGCGTCCAATATGAAGCTGATTTCCGGCCAAACATGAGCATTGTGGTCAAGGCTCTACAGCCTCTATTGAATGCTCGGTCCGGTCCTTCCCATTGA